In Halorientalis litorea, one DNA window encodes the following:
- a CDS encoding tRNA-guanine transglycosylase → MLYRRRKLDLPRGELDTPVLFPVRNIGKRSSDNTPTYVGTIPEFSAAMINARSIRNRDPMWQRISNGVTLREEMDVPEDTIVFADSGGFDFANEEVDTTPAKTLDTQRQLDADILGTVDIPLSRENRAAENQRRIDQSIEYALKASDHHDGEGLLFASVHGYDPETIRNNIQYLEKNGEFDGYALGSMVPIRTDYKKVTKLILSARNATDKHLHVYGLGGLVYQPLLLYLGVDSFDSSAFIRSAGNRNYLIPGFGGEELRNIEELDRLPCPCPVCGQKSLDEIREDRTALTQHNLWALATELRRFRYVAESGRDIEEYLDLRFSGNEVTKRAYETAKQQMRRLT, encoded by the coding sequence ACCGACGTACGTCGGCACGATCCCAGAGTTCTCGGCAGCGATGATCAACGCGAGATCAATTCGCAACCGAGACCCAATGTGGCAGAGAATATCGAATGGTGTAACATTACGAGAGGAAATGGACGTCCCCGAGGACACCATTGTTTTCGCTGATAGTGGTGGGTTCGATTTCGCCAACGAAGAAGTGGACACTACCCCAGCAAAAACGCTTGATACCCAGAGACAATTGGACGCGGACATCCTCGGTACAGTCGACATTCCTCTCTCAAGGGAGAATCGGGCAGCAGAAAACCAACGGCGAATCGACCAAAGCATCGAGTACGCACTCAAAGCGAGCGACCATCACGATGGGGAGGGCCTTCTCTTCGCGAGTGTCCATGGTTACGATCCAGAGACGATCCGGAATAACATACAATACTTAGAGAAGAATGGTGAATTCGATGGCTATGCCCTCGGAAGTATGGTTCCAATACGAACCGATTATAAAAAGGTAACAAAACTGATACTATCTGCACGAAACGCGACAGACAAGCACCTGCACGTGTATGGTCTTGGAGGTCTCGTCTATCAACCACTGCTACTCTACTTGGGGGTCGACAGTTTCGACTCTTCGGCCTTCATTCGTAGTGCAGGCAACCGGAACTACCTAATTCCGGGATTCGGGGGAGAAGAACTACGGAATATCGAGGAACTAGACAGGCTCCCCTGTCCCTGCCCAGTGTGTGGACAAAAATCACTCGACGAGATTCGCGAAGACCGAACTGCCCTGACCCAGCATAATCTCTGGGCACTTGCGACCGAGCTGCGACGCTTCCGGTATGTCGCCGAATCTGGTCGAGATATTGAGGAGTACCTCGACTTGCGCTTCAGCGGCAATGAGGTCACTAAGCGGGCATACGAAACCGCGAAGCAACAGATGAGGAGGCTCACATGA